From a single Seriola aureovittata isolate HTS-2021-v1 ecotype China chromosome 18, ASM2101889v1, whole genome shotgun sequence genomic region:
- the LOC130186670 gene encoding chondroitin sulfate proteoglycan 4-like, translating into MGSFVADLFVLLLISTGQVYGVSFYGDGYIHLRTVEASVQTLLHVRFRTSSQAGLLFLAAGPRDYLLLELISGRLQARLDLGSGERSLRSENGIQLSDLGWHSMELTHDRHNVTMIVDRNFHTSLRMPGPDLELRVEDGLFVGGAAGLDHPYLLNTSRGFRGCVDELVFNEHNLLSSLRPYSGYKSIHEVSLGCSPQLSATEEDPVSFFSSKAFISLPPWEVPQEGLFQCELHPSAREEDGIILYSSGNQGEFVAIEIIDGYLVATIGNGEGSKTELRSLTHVHSNHTWYPIQLHLLPHSIHLKVDKELIKADLSLELQVIQLKGPLLLGGLNEEALGEARRAGLFSASSGGGASFKGCLREIRVNTQRTGLPHAAITKDITVGCKTGQALVTATTISPTDRPELDFTTSQPISNSKKNPNFLLLRTLDVAEGGRAPLEPKHMKVNLDFRKLGIHPSQLMFRIEEQPVHGQLRLDLRPDPDGMLDEGQERTITLGTEEKDRTFSMLDLWQGRVMYVHSGSEDQSDFFMFSAFSNNKKELPVFLRSNRLHRFDISISPVNDAPVLSLPEGNLFTLLKKSKRQLTTDVLRVSDPDSSPVELVFSSLGNLNTEAGHLEHQDYPGRAINLFSLHDLEDSKINFVHTGVSTSRLPLRVSDGQKLSNTVVLRIMAVALEHKLVNKTGLDVNQGEASIITTNHLAVQVNVADQAAEIRYDITEPPRYGELQRLHSSGDWKLTTSFSQKLLEKERIRYLSTYHGLQTQNNVTDQFKCKISINSLATEEIIFPIVVRWIHFKVTRSKMEVNGVQSAVVTPEDLHVVSKGVKLNESNLFFRLRTVPKKGQLFLDDKVLQKNSTFSQKNITNGLLKYELLNRVLDDTRDTLSFQVFSTHANSTSYDFRINIKTESTAFTIVNKGLSILEGGSKVITKDILFTQTASNREVQYSITVSPKRGQIRKINLSNSTSINDNIVSFTNQDIMEERIMYVHDDSETKQDSFTFQIVVYKPHKHTSKKEDRNTAEHTFNISVQLVNDQRPVRVVDKVFHVARDGQRLVTLNDLRYRDDDSDFEDNWLVYTRRGIPMGELVLAGDPSHKLYEFTQRDLEQKKVLFVHRGVSFGRFVLFVSDGKHYVSTLLEVMAQDPYLQVENNTGLMVQRGGITTLTSTNLSVFSNLDIRDPQEVTFEVFLPPKHGVLCFSDGDQDAVKEADAISIFTQRDLVAGRLAYLHDGSHELSDWFNVTARAREKSTERQQDRGRREVHLDIGVPVKIFLESHQRPPTVISNRPVVVAEGQNVSISREHLEVVHEDSQPSEIIFTVQSPPTLGFLQRFSHINKHLNNNGEQQHLYQGIREQQTTSFTQDDLNQGLIVYHQQSTGSTNDSVLLEATNGVTKVGPIRLEIDIIPILLPLQVSDLTLDEGSSLPLTCDIIKVANHHFSDMNFLYQVIDPPRHGHLEHSRIPGMPITAFTHTEVEREYISYIHDGSDTQRDNFTIVANQTEIRKHSLPCTVHISVTPVNDETPVVTTNRGLKVWVGSVTEITTNDLSAEDSDTPSEGLEFVVTPPSNGHLALKSAPSRHILNFTQNYIQSGQLVFVHSGASSGGFHFQVNDGVNFAPRQIFSTTAHSLVLTMHKNHPMEVYPGSVTPISEQELQVVTNDVSDIRRNHSVVFTVTAPPKLGRLVRRMPDNSTQNISTFTQSMVNDGVILYDQNKPESVGWSAADYFSFTVSSPPAFLPPHTFTFLISYQANEHHDHPQHKTRLLNNAGAVVAEGGRVTIDRSKLDASNLLGKVPEPRRKDHHVLYRVISLPRHGALSIRGHNLTRDQPDFSQITLNKLGIMYIHDDSETTTDSFTFRAWVAPLDLPPSSSSSALSSDSSSSSSSFSRLYSASSSSFSSLDTVSDHRVKDSLAVTEMFNITVTPVNDQPPLIRSRAPSMKVVVGERVVFGPDYLQVEDHDTPPEELHYLVISKPNNGYLTLGERPEPVTSFTQYDVNHGRLHFIQQGEPLTGVFYFNVTDGYHRPLYKLFSLEVIKPSVSMVNNTGLSLVQGKSAVVLTTNQLAAQTNGRSQAKITYTVATHPRHGRIAIDDQEVMTFSHEDLQFGRVVYHMTDLSESEDSFQISVSASSSGVDYGNVTAQTVKVTVRPLIYLREQVRVPSGIAVKLGKAMIDASELARITRADPVFEVLSPPKHGKLVKITYDPNQASEVLKSFTFRDVVQGRVAIEETLSDGDNQLHDNKSALTTAQGHTPARPLNDSFIFLVRAGNVQPAKGELHFTILPHHQMHHGLGAVTKADGASREHTTTRLPTHNRTTTGGGRGGGRGGSTTHSRVEEGLHPHILSHKNHNRTQHRLRPHGRWGNHTHGGSHGGRSGSGPKGAGGGHSHAPQPHPPSILEKHGPANPPDTHLVHVEALPRPASDPLLIILPLLACLLLVIILVSLILVFRHRKEKARMRLIQELAAMQLPTEGSPYLGRPERSVAMPSVVVTPLGPASCPTSPRIPISPRRRSLAPGMTFWGPFEADGAGGDGNIRGGIGIERDNVTCGNALQAVTAGFKTSVGSTSPTTTLKDNQYWV; encoded by the exons TGTCCTTCTACGGTGATGGCTACATCCACCTGCGGACAGTGGAGGCATCCGTTCAGACCTTGCTCCATGTCCGATTTCGAACCTCCAGTCAGGCAGGGCTGCTGTTTTTGGCAGCAGGACCTAGAGACTACTTGCTGCTGGAACTGATCTCTGGGCGTCTGCAG GCACGCCTAGACCTGGGTTCAGGTGAGCGTTCACTACGCTCAGAAAATGGCATCCAACTTAGTGACCTCGGGTGGCACTCTATGGAGCTGACCCACGACCGCCATAATGTCACCATGATCGTGGATCGAAATTTTCACACTAGCCTCCGTATGCCAGGACCAGATCTGGAGCTCAGAGTGGAGGATGGACTCTTTGttggaggagcagctggtctGGATCATCCATACCTTCTCAACACCTCCAGGGGGTTTAGAGGCTGTGTGGATGAACTTGTGTTCAATGAACATAACCTGCTGTCCAGTCTAAGGCCATATTCTGGGTACAAGAGCATCCATGAGGTGTCACTGGGCTGTAGTCCGCAGCTTTCTGCGACAGAAGAAGATCCGGTCAGTTTTTTCAGCTCCAAAGCTTTCATCTCACTCCCACCGTGGGAGGTGCCACAGGAGGGACTGTTTCAATGTGAACTTCACCCCTCTGCAAGAGAAGAAGATGGCATTATCCTGTACAGCTCTGGCAACCAGGGAGAGTTTGTTGCCATAGAGATCATAGATGGTTACCTGGTGGCAACAATAGGAAATGGAGAGGGGAGTAAAACTGAGCTGCGTTCTCTAACACATGTTCACAGCAACCACACCTGGTACCCCATCCAGCTGCACCTGCTACCCCACAGCATCCACCTGAAGGTAGACAAGGAGTTAATCAAGGCTGACCTGAGTCTGGAGCTCCAAGTCATCCAGCTCAAAGGGCCTCTCCTCCTGGGAGGGCTGAACGAAGAAGCTCTGGGAGAGGCACGGCGAGCTGGGTTGTTCTCTGCCTCGTCTGGAGGAGGAGCCTCCTTTAAAGGCTGCCTCCGAGAAATTAGGGTGAACACTCAAAGAACGGGTCTCCCTCATGCTGCCATCACCAAGGACATCACTGTAGGCTGTAAGACAGGACAAGCCCTTGTGACAGCGACCACCATCAGCCCAACAGACCGCCCTGAGTTAGATTTTACAACTTCACAACCAATTAGCAACAGTAAGAAGAACCCTAACTTTTTACTGCTGAGAACGCTAGACGTAGCAGAAGGAGGCCGAGCACCACTGGAGCCCAAACACATGAAG GTGAATCTGGATTTTCGGAAATTGGGCATCCATCCTTCCCAGTTGATGTTCCGCATTGAGGAGCAGCCTGTTCACGGCCAGCTCCGGCTGGACCTCAGACCAGACCCTGATGGGATGCTCGATGAGGGGCAAGAAAGAACTATCACATTAGGAACCGAGGAGAAGGACCGGACTTTCAGTATGCTTGACCTATGGCAGGGCCGGGTGATGTACGTTCACAGTGGGTCAGAGGACCAGAgtgactttttcatgttttcagcctTCTCCAACAATAAAAAGGAGCTTCCTGTGTTTCTGAGGAGCAACCGTCTTCACCGGTTTGATATTAGCATCAGTCCTGTTAATGATGCCCCTGTGCTCAGCCTCCCAGAGGGAAACCTTTTTACCCTGCTCAAGAAGTCCAAACGACAG CTAACAACAGATGTGCTGAGAGTGTCAGACCCGGACAGCAGTCCTGTAGAGCTGGTGTTCAGCTCCCTTGGAAACCTCAACACTGAGGCTGGACACCTTGAGCACCAGGATTACCCCGGCAG GGCCATTAACTTGTTCTCCCTACATGATCTGGAGGACAGTAAGATCAACTTTGTCCACACTGGGGTTTCCACCTCGAGGCTGCCACTCAGGGTCAGCGACGGGCAGAAG TTGAGCAACACAGTAGTTTTGCGGATCATGGCAGTGGCACTCGAACACAAACTGGTGAATAAAACAGGACTGGATGTGAACCAAGGCGAGGCTTCCATCATCACCACCAACCATCTCGCAGTACAAGTAAATGTGGCTGATCAGGCAGCGGAAATCCGATACGACATAACAGAGCCACCACGATATGGTGAGCTCCAGCGGTTGCACTCAAGTGGCGACTGGAAACTTACAACCTCGTTCTCTCAGAAACTTTTAGAAAAAGAACGGATCCGATACCTCAGCACTTACCATGGCCTTCAGACTCAAAACAATGTCACTGATCAgttcaaatgtaaaatcagcATCAATTCACTGGCTACCGAGGAGATTATTTTCCCTATTGTGGTTCGCTGGATCCACTTCAAGGTCACACGAAGCAAGATGGAGGTCAATGGTGTTCAGTCGGCTGTTGTCACTCCTGAGGACCTCCATGTAGTTTCAAAGGGTGTCAAACTCAATGAGAGCAACCTCTTTTTCAGGCTCCGTACAGTACCAAAGAAAGGTCAGCTGTTCCTCGACGACAAAGTTCTACAAAAGAACTCAACCTTCAGCCAGAAGAATATTACAAATGGTTTGCTGAAGTACGAGCTGCTCAACAGGGTACTCGATGACACAAGAGACACATTAAGCTTTCAGGTATTTTCAACACACGCCAACTCGACAAGTTACGACTTCAGAATCAACATCAAAACCGAGTCAACAGCCTTCACCATTGTAAACAAAGGCCTTTCAATACTGGAAGGAGGGAGTAAAGTCATTACCAAAGACATCTTGTTCACTCAGACAGCAAGTAACCGAGAGGTCCAGTACAGCATCACGGTGAGCCCCAAGCGTGGACAGATCAGAAAGATCAATCTCTCCAACTCAACATCCATTAATGACAACATTGTAAGCTTCACAAATCAGGATATCATGGAGGAGAGGATTATGTATGTTCATGATGACAGCGAGACCAAACAGGATTCTTTTACGTTTCAAATCGTGGTTTACAAACCGCATAAACACACCAGCAAGAAGGAGGACAGAAACACAGCCGAGCACACCTTTAATATCTCCGTGCAGCTTGTCAATGATCAGAGACCTGTCAGGGTCGTTGATAAAGTTTTCCACGTGGCCCGCGATGGCCAGAGGTTGGTGACGTTGAACGACCTTCGCTACCGGGACGATGATTCTGACTTTGAGGACAACTGGTTGGTGTACACACGGAGGGGGATTCCCATGGGAGAGCTGGTCCTGGCCGGTGACCCCAGTCACAAGCTGTACGAGTTCACACAGCGGGACCTCGAGCAG aaAAAAGTGTTGTTTGTCCACAGAGGAGTGAGTTTCGGACGTTTTGTGCTTTTCGTATCAGATGGCAAACATTATGTTTCCACACTGCTTGAG GTGATGGCCCAGGATCCTTACTTACAGGTGGAGAACAACACAGGCCTCATGGTCCAGCGAGGTGGAATCACCACCCTGACCTCCACTAACCTCAGCGTCTTCAGCAACCTTGACATACGAGAcccacaggaagtgacattCGAGGTCTTCCTTCCACCTAAACACGGTGTGCTCTGCTTTAGTGATGGAGATCAAGACGCTGTAAAAGAAGCAGATGCAATTTCAATATTCACCCAGCGGGACCTGGTGGCAGGGCGCCTGGCATATCTTCATGATGGCAGCCATGAATTGTCAGATTGGTTTAATGTGACGGCAAGAGCAAGGGAGAAAAGCACAGAGAGGCAacaggacagagggaggagggaggtgcaTCTGGACATCGGAGTGCCGGTAAAAATATTCCTGGAGAGCCATCAGAGGCCGCCAACGGTCATAAGCAACCGTCCAGTGGTGGTGGCAGAAGGACAGAATGTCTCCATAAGCAGAGAACATTTAGAG GTGGTCCACGAGGACAGCCAGCCCTCAGAGATCATTTTTACTGTCCAAAGTCCTCCCACCCTGGGTTTTCTTCAGAGGTTCTCCCATATCAACAAGCACCTGAACAACAATGGAGAACAGCAGCACCTCTATCAG GGcatcagagagcagcagacaaCCTCCTTCACCCAGGACGACCTGAACCAGGGATTGATCGTCTACCATCAGCAGTCCACAGGAAGCACCAACGACTCTGTTCTGTTGGAGGCAACCAACGGGGTCACAAAGGTCGGACCTATCAGGCTGGAGATCGATATCATTCCTATCCTGCTCCCTCTACAG GTGTCTGACTTGACCCTGGATGAGGGGTCATCCCTGCCGTTGACTTGTGACATAATTAAGGTTGCCAATCATCACTTCTCAGACATGAACTTCCTGTATCAAGTGATCGATCCACCACGACACGGACACTTGGAGCACAGCCGGATACCGGGGATGCCCATCACTGCTTTCACACATACTGAG GTGGAACGTGAGTACATCTCCTATATCCACGACGGCAGcgacacacagagagataacTTCACCATCGTGGCCAATCAGACAGAAATCAGGAAGCACAGTCTGCCCTGCACTGTTCACATCAGTGTCACACCCGTCAATGATGAGACTCCTGTCGTTACAACCAACCGGGGTCTGAAG GTGTGGGTGGGTTCAGTGACAGAAATCACCACAAATGATCTCAGTGCAGAGGACTCTGACACACCGTCCGAGGGGCTGGAGTTTGTTGTCACACCACCCAGCAACGGCCACCTGGCCCTGAAGAGCGCCCCCTCCAGACACATCCTGAACTTCACCCAGAATTACATACAAAGTGGACAGCTGGTGTTTGTGCACAGTG GTGCATCGTCGGGTGGCTTTCACTTCCAGGTGAATGATGGTGTTAACTTCGCCCCTCGTCAAATCTTCAGCACGACTGCCCACTCTCTGGTCCTCACCATGCACAAAAACCATCCAATGGAGGTGTATCCAG GCTCGGTGACACCAATCTCTGAGCAGGAGCTTCAGGTGGTAACCAATGACGTCAGCGATATCAGAAGAAACCACTCTGTAGTGTTTACAGTGACTGCTCCTCCTAAACTTGGCCGCCTGGTCCGACGTATGCCTGACAACTCTACACAAAACATTTCTACATTCACACAAAGCATG GTGAATGATGGAGTCATCCTTTACGATCAGAACAAGCCGGAGTCAGTGGGATGGTCGGCTGCAGACTATTTCTCTTTCACTgtgtcttctcctcctgctttccTTCCTCCACACACCTTCACCTTCTTAATCTCCTACCAGGCCAACGAACATCATGACCACCCTCAACACAAGACCAGACTACTAAACAACGCAG GTGCTGTGGtggcagagggaggaagggtgACGATTGACAGGTCTAAACTCGATGCCTCCAATCTCCTGGGGAAAGTTCCAGAGCCCCGACGGAAAGACCACCACGTCCTATACCGTGTGATTTCTCTGCCACGTCACGGGGCTCTGTCTATCCGAGGACATAACCTCACCAG AGATCAACCAGATTTCTCACAGATCACCCTGAATAAACTTGGCATCATGTACATCCACGACGACTCTGAGACGACGACCGACAGCTTCACTTTCCGGGCTTGGGTGGCTCCTTTGGATCTCCCCCCCTCATCTTCCTCGTCTGCTTTGTCCTCGgattcctcctcttcctcctcctccttttcccgTCTCTATTCAGCTTCATCATCCTCCTTTTCGTCGTTAGACACAGTGTCTGATCACAGAGTCAAAGACAGCCTGGCAGTGACGGAGATGTTCAACATCACGGTGACACCAGTCAACGACCAGCCGCCACTCATCAGGAGCAGAGCCCCGAGTATGAAGGTGGTAGTCGGAGAGAGAGTTGTGTTTGGTCCAGACTATCTGCAG GTTGAGGATCATGACACCCCTCCAGAGGAGCTGCACTACCTCGTGATCAGTAAGCCCAACAATGGCTACCTGACACTGGGGGAAAGACCAGAGCCGGTGACCTCTTTCACCCAGTATGATGTCAACCATGGCCGGCTTCACTTTATACAGCAG GGTGAGCCCTTGACAGGAGTTTTCTACTTCAATGTAACCGATGGTTATCACCGTCCACTCTACAAACTGTTTAGTTTGGAGGTGATTAAGCCTTCTGTCTCCATGGTGAACAACACTGGCCTGTCATTGGTTCAAGGCAAGAGTGCTGTGGTCCTCACAACCAACCAGCTGGCAGCTCAGACCAATGGTCGCAGCCAGGCCAAGATCACCTACACGGTCGCCACACACCCTCGCCACGGACGCATCGCTATTGACGACCAGGAGGTCATGACCTTCAGCCACGAGGACCTGCAGTTCGGTCGCGTTGTGTATCACATGACTGATCTGAGCGAATCGGAGGATAGCTTCCAAATCTCTGTGTCAGCCTCGTCATCTGGTGTTGATTACGGAAATGTAACAGCACAGACAGTGAAGGTAACTGTGCGGCCTCTGATCTACCTGAGGGAGCAGGTCAGAGTACCCAGTGGTATCGCCGTGAAATTGGGGAAAGCCATGATCGATGCCTCTGAACTGGCGAGAATCACTCGAGCTGACCCGGTCTTTGAGGTTCTGTCTCCACCAAAACATGGAAAACTGGTCAAG ATAACCTATGACCCTAACCAAGCATCCGAGGTCCTAAAGTCTTTTACGTTCAGAGATGTGGTGCAAGGCCGAGTCGCCATCGAGGAGACTCTCAGTGACGGCGACAACCAGCTCCATGATAACAAATCAGCGCTCACAACAGCTCAAGGCCACACCCCCGCCAGACCTCTCAATGATTCTTTCATCTTCCTGGTGAGGGCCGGTAATGTCCAACCAGCGAAGGGTGAGCTTCATTTTACCATCTTACCCCACCATCAGATGCATCACGGTCTGGGTGCTGTAACTAAAGCAGATGGTGCAAGTCGCGAACACACCACAACCCGTCTACCGACACATAATAGGACTACtactggaggaggaagaggaggtggacgAGGGGGATCCACAACGCACAGCAGGGTTGAGGAGGGTTTGCACCCCCACATTTTGTCACATAAAAACCACAACAGGACACAGCACAGGTTGAGGCCTCACGGTCGCTGGGGGAACCACACACACGGTGGGAGTCATGGAGGAAGATCAGGGAGTGGTCCAAAGGGAGCTGGAGGGGGTCACAGCCACGCTCCACAACCGCACCCTCCTTCTATCTTAGAAAAACACGGTCCAGCTAACCCTCCTGACACCCACCTGGTTCACGTGGAGGCCCTCCCTCGCCCTGCCTCCGACCCCCTCCTCATTATCCTGCCACTGCTGGCCTGTTTGCTCCTCGTCATTATTCTCGTGAGTTTGATTCTGGTGTTCCGCCACCGAAAGGAGAAGGCCCGTATGCGGCTCATCCAGGAGCTCGCTGCAATGCAGCTACCCACCGAGGGCAGCCCTTACCTGGGCCGGCCGGAGCGGAGTGTGGCGATGCCATCTGTGGTAGTCACCCCCCTTGGCCCTGCAAGCTGCCCTACCTCACCGCGGATACCCATAAGTCCCAGGAGGAGGAGTCTGGCCCCTGGGATGACCTTCTGGGGGCCATTTGAAGCTGATGGAGCAGGTGGCGATGGGAATATTAGAGGTGGAATAGGTATTGAAAGAGATAATGTAACATGTGGTAATGCACTCCAAGCTGTTACAGCAGGATTCAAGACCTCTGTGGGATCTACGTCTCCTACTACAACTCTTAAAGACAACCAGTACTGGGTTTGA
- the LOC130186671 gene encoding sorting nexin-18-like, producing the protein MALKARVLYDFHSENPGEISITENELVTLFSEEELEGWLEGENSKGEAGLFPASYVEIIKDHITSNTNNNGFSSPKKAMPPTQTSFASSDSQCQRGLGASSSGSGGGSFHTSQGSDDDWDDDWDDSSPATDAPQSLGSSPPMYPVTTSLPSRRGSAPQHQQHAKSSATVGRNLNRFSTFVKSGGEAFLLGEASAFVKDGDRICVVMGKHGPEWQDDPYPFTCTIDDPTKQTKFKGMKSYMSYGLTPTHTNVQVNRRYKHFDWLYARLVERFPVISVPHLPEKQATGRFEEDFISKRRKGLIWWMNHMISHPVLARCDVFQHFLTCGADEKAWKQGKRKAERDELVGANFFLTISTPAVPLDLQEVESKIEGFKTFTKRMDENIVVVNTTINEFARKQITGFKKEYQKVGQSFKLLAQSFELDQQAYSAGLNKAIAYTGEAYEAIGEYFAEQPRQDLDPISDLLDLYRGHLANFPDIIHVQKGALTKVKDCPKQEGELHNRCNIISCATLAEIQHFHRTRVRDFRSQMQHHLRQQIGFFQKITAKLEDALQRYDDGQ; encoded by the exons ATGGCGTTGAAGGCCAGAGTGTTGTACGACTTCCACTCTGAAAACCCAGGGGAGATCTCCATAACAGAGAATGAGCTGGTGACTCTGTTCAgcgaggaggagctggagggcTGGCTGGAGGGGGAGAACAGCAAGGGGGAGGCTGGCCTCTTCCCTGCCTCCTATGTGGAGATCATCAAGGACCACATCACCTCCAACACTAACAACAATGGCTTCTCCTCGCCCAAAAAAGCCATGCCACCTACCCAGACCTCCTTCGCATCCTCTGactcccagtgtcagagaggaCTTGGGGCCAGTAGCAGTGGTAGTGGAGGAGGCAGTTTCCATACCAGTCAGGGCAGTGATGACGACTGGGACGACGACTGGGATGACAGCTCTCCTGCTACAGACGCACCTCAGAGTCTTGGTAGCTCTCCTCCTATGTACCCGGTGACCACCTCCTTGCCTTCACGGCGTGGGAGCGCCccgcagcatcagcagcatgcCAAGAGCTCGGCCACGGTGGGGAGGAACCTCAACAGGTTCTCCACCTTCGTCAAGTCCGGAGGGGAGGCCTTCCTGCTCGGGGAGGCCTCAGCATTTGTTAAGGACGGGGACAGGATCTGTGTGGTGATGGGGAAGCACGGGCCTGAGTGGCAGGATGATCCGTACCCGTTCACCTGCACCATTGACGACCCCACCAAGCAGACCAAGTTCAAAGGCATGAAGAGCTACATGTCCTACGGACTGACCCCGACGCACACAAATGTACAAGTTAACCGCAG GTACAAACACTTTGACTGGCTGTACGCTCGCCTTGTGGAGCGTTTCCCCGTCATCTCAGTGCCCCACCTGCCAGAGAAACAGGCCACCGGACGCTTCGAGGAGGACTTCATCTCCAAGAGGAGGAAGGGTCTGATCTGGTGGATGAACCACATGATCAGCCACCCTGTGTTGGCGCGTTGTGATGTTTTCCAGCATTTCCTAACATGCGGGGCAGATGAGAAAGCATGGAAACAGGGCAAGAGGAAGGCGGAGAGGGACGAGCTGGTCGGTGCCAATTTCTTCCTTACGATCAG CACGCCTGCTGTCCCTCTGGACCTCCAGGAAGTGGAGAGCAAAATCGAAGGCTTCAAGACCTTCACCAAGAGGATGGACGAGAACATCGTTGTCGTGAACACCACCATCAACGAGTTCGCCCGCAAACAGATAACGGGGTTCAAGAAGGAGTACCAGAAAGTGGGACAGTCCTTCAAACTCCTGGCTCAGTCATTTGAGCTGGACCAGCAGGCCTACTCAGCGGGCCTGAACAAGGCCATTGCCTACACTGGAGAGGCCTATGAGGCGATAGGAGAATATTTTGCTGAGCAGCCACGCCAGGATCTGGATCCCATTTCTGACCTGCTGGACCTCTACAGAGGACATCTGGCCAATTTTCCTGACATCATCCATGTACAGAAAG GTGCACTGACCAAGGTGAAAGACTGTCCAAAGCAGGAAGGTGAGCTCCACAACCGCTGCAACATTATTTCCTGCGCCACGCTGGCGGAGATTCAACACTTCCACCGCACACGTGTACGGGACTTCCGCTCGCAGATGCAGCATCACCTCCGTCAGCAGATCGGCTTCTTCCAGAAGATCACAGCCAAGCTGGAGGACGCGCTTCAGAGATATGACGACGGCCAgtag
- the LOC130186225 gene encoding uncharacterized protein LOC130186225 encodes MSDLVQTTSDSLCKLVRWAHSHGTICNLIPSLQHLTRGSYVNLLTPEPGPHSSTVPVAIWGCGAGHAYHWPLTDHSKSCGGSMNTGTGQGQRFVGGRPPNKVAARTSYDLSCSEAASEGEEFSRLFDITGCDSSATDEDGDYEPRPSRKRDCAPGGGVVGKKVKQEATSAEDYDTVASMGLAETDAVNFSQACQATSTHSQFTRIQLPNKPLLPCPQPRHGHNLACEGSVDPELELLGGGSCTRGTAEQAERCSSITETTQRTAAAGSQSELERLQALLCAERSRNLQMTEMISSLKQDKELLQHELTKKAELICDFLQDRLRPEKRWPRCSNQTDPGSSNMTSSDDVAGFDSPTLFDSFEEMELHPHEHHRTLRSKRSREGENTRVRMKNVVGVIARYMAALQEFRRSVSMKVAFDRVGVDRNTISRTAAIAELSLAAPEVFHALAPWDEKEETLAHYAHRCRQAMDDTIKAKIKTMKAKGELLPIVSK; translated from the exons ATGTCTGACCTGGTTCAGACCACCTCTGACAGTCTGTGTAAACTCGTCCGCTGGGCTCACAGCCACGGCACCATCTGCAACCTCATCCCCAGCCTGCAGCACCTCACCCGGGGTTCTTATGTTAATCTACTGACACCAGAACCCGGTCCCCATAGCAGCACGGTCCCTGTTGCAATTTGGGGCTGTGGCGCCGGACACGCCTACCACTGGCCCCTCACTGACCACAGCAAAAGCTGCGGAGGCTCAATGAATACCGGGACAGGCCAGGGACAGAGGTTTGTTGGAGGCCGTCCTCCCAATAAG GTGGCAGCGAGGACATCATATGACCTCTCCTGCAGCGAAGCCGCATCAGAAGGGGAGGAGTTCAGCCGACTGTTTGACATCACTGGATGTGATTCATCAGCCACAGATGAGGATGGCGACTACGAGCCCCGCCCATCCAGAAAAAGAGACTGTGCACcaggaggaggggtggtggggaAAAAGGTCAAGCAGGAAGCGACCTCAGCAGAGGATTATGACACTGTTGCTAGCATGGGGTTGGCAGAGACAGATGCTGTCAATTTTTCACAGGCTTGTCAGGCAACAAGCACACACTCTCAGTTCACTCGCATACAGTTGCCCAACAAACCACTCCTACCCTGCCCTCAGCCCCGGCATGGGCACAATCTGGCCTGTGAGGGGTCAGTGGAcccagagctggagctgctgggtGGAGGCAGCTGCACGAGAGGGACTGCAGAGCAAGCCGAGAGATGCAGCTCCATCACAGAGACTACACAGAGGACTGCAG CTGCAGGCAGCCAGAGTGAGCTGGAGAGACTGCAAGCGTTACTGTGTGCAGAACGCAGCCGTAACCTGCAGATGACAGAGATGATCTCCAGTCTGAAGCAGGacaaagagctgctgcagcatgaACTCACTAAGAAAGCCGAACTCATCTGTGACTTCCTGCAGGACAGACTGCGGCCAG AGAAGAGGTGGCCTCGTTGCTCTAATCAGACGGACCCGGGAAGTTCGAACATGACCTCCTCTGACGATGTGGCAGGGTTTGATTCGCCAACACTATTTGACTCTTTCGAGGAAATGGAGCTTCACCCTCACGAGCATCACAGGACCCTGAGGAGCAAGAGGAGCCGGGAGGGAGAAAACACCAGAGTCAGGA TGAAAAATGTGGTGGGTGTGATAGCACGCTACATGGCCGCCCTCCAAGAGTTTCGACGCAGCGTCTCCATGAAGGTGGCCTTTGACCGGGTCGGAGTGGACCGCAACACGATCTCGCGCACGGCGGCCATAGCCGAGCTCAGCCTGGCCGCTCCGGAGGTGTTTCATGCGTTGGCACCATGGGATGAGAAGGAGGAGACGCTGGCACATTATGCTCACCGCTGTCGACAGGCGATGGATGACACCATTAAGGCCAAGATCAAAACGATGAAGGCGAAAGGAGAACTGCTGCCAATTGTGTCAAAGTGA